In a single window of the Bacteroidales bacterium genome:
- the pth gene encoding aminoacyl-tRNA hydrolase, whose protein sequence is MIVSESKKYLITGLGNIGDEYANTRHNAGFVVLDALAQRLRASFASGRHGAVARVTHKGKTLFLLKPATYVNLSGKAIKYWLNAESIPAENLLVVVDDLDLPLGTLRMKARGGDGGHNGLNHIITTLESEEFSRLRVGVGNDFAKGYQVDYVLGKWTKEEEKIMLERIPVAVDAILSFVCEGVNIAMNKYNNK, encoded by the coding sequence ATGATAGTGTCCGAATCCAAAAAATACCTTATCACCGGCCTGGGCAATATCGGCGATGAATACGCCAACACCCGCCATAACGCCGGATTTGTGGTTCTGGATGCGCTGGCACAACGACTCAGGGCGTCATTTGCAAGCGGGAGGCATGGCGCTGTTGCCCGGGTTACGCACAAAGGGAAAACGCTGTTTCTTCTGAAACCAGCCACCTATGTGAACCTGAGCGGCAAAGCAATAAAATATTGGCTGAATGCCGAAAGCATCCCGGCCGAAAACCTGCTGGTGGTGGTTGATGACCTTGACCTGCCGCTTGGAACTTTACGCATGAAAGCCAGAGGCGGCGATGGCGGCCATAACGGACTGAACCATATTATCACGACTTTGGAAAGCGAAGAATTTTCGCGACTGAGAGTTGGCGTGGGCAATGATTTTGCCAAAGGCTACCAGGTGGATTATGTGCTTGGAAAATGGACCAAAGAAGAGGAAAAGATCATGCTTGAGCGGATACCCGTGGCTGTTGATGCCATACTCAGTTTTGTTTGCGAAGGCGTGAATATCGCGATGAATAAGTATAATAATAAGTGA
- a CDS encoding SBBP repeat-containing protein produces the protein MPGEKHGESQLICVRNHLWADNDFLNNDITDTLVHPKSKNADYGQHGKHTGLYIGMLATEYYLLMRNEQYEDAAKTYNELYLALNAVKKYWDEKAEPYWEQDESFNGFFIRGNVACDFFNPNSYNGQTSSGKTHLELLNKNLTQGNTWEGYYTEPPAQDPSVINSTYNFHNLPRGHPGYVDHRTSKACNGNYDFSITPQEFNGHPESISKDEAIFLLMGIELTIKLTAGSCYALASSMKEKIIRFLINRDYLYGNLMYRLYEPDGHKICDAEGGSTYMYSVPLLLELGMVPALLETIVWQFLSSTSAPASSDPDLTAVLGAISNSWISTGSSLNVICEPHNWETFYILLWEVLHNTKKSDNFQENLCTKALDQLNASPCEGPYSYRSDYYKICLKYDNEGKCIKEKWEYEGYGIYSSGIGWTSTYKWSKDKMWQNHGDWYTGNYHGLDYMLLYNLYHIINYENCPHYVNYVDRKLAGYMPINKQLGLPNNNPQGPPDNPVFYEFGTDFRPAKFVAFNTLESTQEIGLQTQPVITDNPGNVTYVAGTSIHLKPGFKVKEGCYFHAYINELHCNEYAGGAKNTTVSDYPDNMHIPFYDSLISAQKTPYDLKVDEDTGMSNYVKLECPVDTLRFKGINGDTIDELHTYYWDFGNGTTSTEVDPKVFYEPGTYNFTLILTDTNGVSDTMKVVLEVPDCRGTLCGTLTESPACGSAPLPYDTIYLVDTNDNIVQNITAAVTDSNGYFCFYDRELKALDSTALFGFKSGKGYVIEDTTLRTIPEWFALSPLQLNITDIPKPEWTRQYFGASDPLNLVAKTIDINENIHVLGAQYYNISNTDLLLLKYNSDGDLQWVRTYASPGNISDNPVNLCTDSLCNIYIIGNKGVYSYNVDFLVLKYDSSGTQQWMRQYNAGKSPTSQDYVTDLVTDNHGNLYVSGYSIEQNALVNLVTIKYNALGRQQWVRTFFSGDYSQNPGIYNADLSVDNLGNTYLAGSCIDVPGNNTKYLIIKRNPAGDVLWTVKKDINLSGPDNATGMALDKAGNIFVTGNSGTVKYDNDGNFIWHQPGNFNKILVDNSDNIYVGNIGPADFLKKYDNITGNVLWSLNENPVYDFFVDRNNNIYFGSTDNCWKADSAGNIVASITFPYQAVSACISPNLNLYVAGYEPQNDSNYASYSIYMSKYSQCPSLAPLRTMLSVSPEDDRQIKVEEKHFMIVPNPNNGEMWLISKTLIDFGTYISIYDLTGREAYRKQINEMSDRVQISTSGLDNGIYLYTVISAQGKMLAKDKLVIIK, from the coding sequence GTGCCTGGTGAAAAGCATGGTGAAAGTCAACTGATTTGCGTAAGAAATCATCTATGGGCTGATAATGATTTTCTTAATAACGATATTACAGACACATTAGTTCATCCTAAATCAAAAAACGCCGATTACGGCCAGCATGGGAAACATACAGGTTTGTATATTGGTATGCTTGCGACAGAATATTATTTGCTAATGAGAAATGAGCAATATGAAGATGCGGCCAAAACATACAACGAACTTTATTTAGCTTTAAATGCAGTAAAAAAATATTGGGATGAAAAAGCAGAGCCGTACTGGGAACAAGATGAAAGTTTTAATGGCTTTTTTATTAGGGGTAATGTTGCTTGCGATTTCTTTAATCCTAATTCTTATAACGGACAAACATCTTCTGGAAAAACACATCTTGAGTTACTTAATAAAAACCTTACCCAGGGAAATACATGGGAGGGGTATTATACCGAACCCCCAGCTCAAGACCCAAGTGTAATTAATTCTACATATAATTTTCATAATTTACCAAGAGGCCATCCCGGCTATGTTGATCACCGAACATCCAAGGCTTGCAATGGAAATTATGATTTTTCAATAACACCACAAGAATTTAACGGGCATCCCGAAAGTATAAGCAAGGATGAGGCTATTTTTTTATTAATGGGTATTGAATTAACAATAAAATTAACTGCTGGTTCATGTTATGCGCTTGCTTCCAGTATGAAAGAAAAAATTATACGATTTTTGATCAACAGAGATTATTTATATGGTAATTTAATGTATCGTTTGTACGAACCGGATGGTCATAAAATTTGTGATGCAGAGGGAGGAAGTACTTATATGTATTCAGTGCCTCTACTTTTGGAACTTGGAATGGTGCCAGCACTACTTGAGACCATTGTATGGCAATTTCTTTCCTCCACATCTGCCCCCGCATCAAGTGATCCAGATTTAACAGCAGTACTTGGCGCAATAAGCAATTCATGGATTAGCACAGGTTCTAGTTTAAATGTTATATGTGAGCCTCATAATTGGGAAACATTTTATATATTATTGTGGGAAGTTTTACACAACACGAAAAAGTCAGATAATTTTCAAGAAAATTTATGTACTAAAGCCTTAGACCAACTTAATGCATCTCCATGCGAAGGCCCATATAGTTATCGTTCGGATTATTATAAAATATGTTTAAAATATGATAATGAAGGAAAATGTATTAAAGAAAAATGGGAATATGAGGGATATGGTATTTATTCTTCTGGAATAGGCTGGACATCTACCTATAAATGGTCAAAAGATAAAATGTGGCAAAATCATGGCGATTGGTATACCGGGAATTATCATGGGTTAGACTATATGCTCCTCTATAACTTATATCACATTATCAATTATGAAAATTGTCCGCATTACGTAAATTACGTTGACAGAAAACTTGCCGGGTATATGCCCATTAATAAGCAACTGGGCTTACCAAACAACAATCCTCAAGGCCCACCCGATAACCCTGTTTTTTATGAGTTTGGCACAGATTTTCGGCCAGCAAAATTTGTTGCCTTTAACACACTGGAATCCACTCAGGAAATAGGCCTTCAAACACAACCAGTGATTACTGATAATCCGGGCAATGTAACTTATGTTGCCGGCACTTCCATACATTTGAAACCCGGGTTTAAAGTTAAAGAAGGTTGTTATTTCCATGCGTATATTAATGAGCTTCATTGTAACGAATATGCTGGCGGGGCAAAAAACACAACAGTTTCTGATTATCCTGATAATATGCATATTCCTTTTTATGACTCGCTTATATCAGCACAAAAAACACCTTATGACCTGAAAGTTGACGAAGACACCGGCATGAGCAACTATGTTAAACTCGAATGTCCCGTTGATACTTTGCGTTTTAAGGGCATCAACGGCGACACCATTGATGAACTGCATACCTACTATTGGGATTTCGGCAACGGAACAACTTCAACGGAAGTGGACCCAAAAGTTTTTTATGAGCCGGGAACTTACAATTTCACACTCATACTAACCGACACCAACGGTGTTTCGGATACCATGAAAGTTGTACTTGAAGTGCCTGATTGCAGGGGTACTTTATGCGGCACCCTCACCGAAAGCCCCGCCTGCGGCTCTGCTCCTCTCCCTTATGATACTATTTATCTTGTGGATACCAACGACAATATCGTGCAAAACATAACCGCTGCGGTAACAGATTCAAACGGGTATTTCTGTTTTTACGATCGCGAGCTGAAAGCCCTTGACAGCACAGCCCTCTTTGGTTTCAAATCCGGTAAGGGCTATGTCATTGAAGACACTACTCTCCGAACTATACCAGAATGGTTCGCCCTCAGCCCTCTTCAATTAAATATTACAGATATTCCAAAACCGGAATGGACAAGGCAGTACTTTGGTGCCTCAGACCCCTTAAATTTAGTTGCAAAGACCATAGACATTAATGAAAATATCCATGTACTGGGCGCACAATATTACAATATCTCAAATACGGATTTATTGCTGCTTAAATATAATTCGGATGGAGATTTGCAGTGGGTAAGAACCTATGCCAGCCCTGGAAATATTTCCGACAACCCCGTGAATTTATGCACGGATTCGCTGTGTAACATTTATATTATTGGAAATAAGGGAGTGTACTCATACAATGTTGATTTTCTGGTTCTGAAATATGATTCGTCGGGAACACAGCAATGGATGCGGCAATACAATGCAGGAAAAAGCCCTACAAGCCAGGACTATGTTACGGATTTAGTAACGGATAATCACGGGAATTTATATGTAAGCGGGTATAGCATTGAACAAAACGCTCTAGTAAATCTGGTAACAATAAAATATAATGCCCTGGGTCGGCAGCAATGGGTCAGAACATTTTTTAGCGGCGATTACAGCCAGAATCCGGGTATTTATAATGCAGACCTGAGCGTTGATAATCTTGGAAATACTTATTTGGCCGGCAGTTGCATAGATGTTCCGGGCAATAATACCAAATATCTGATAATAAAAAGAAATCCGGCGGGCGATGTTCTGTGGACGGTAAAAAAAGATATCAACTTGTCCGGCCCCGACAATGCAACAGGAATGGCTCTTGATAAAGCAGGCAACATCTTTGTTACCGGCAATTCAGGGACTGTAAAATATGATAATGATGGTAATTTTATCTGGCATCAGCCGGGTAACTTCAATAAAATTCTTGTAGATAACTCTGATAATATTTATGTGGGAAATATCGGCCCGGCAGACTTTCTGAAAAAATACGACAATATTACAGGAAATGTATTATGGTCTTTAAATGAAAATCCGGTTTATGATTTTTTTGTGGACCGCAACAACAACATTTATTTTGGCTCAACAGATAATTGCTGGAAAGCAGATTCTGCAGGGAATATAGTGGCTTCGATAACTTTTCCGTATCAGGCCGTTTCTGCATGTATTTCCCCCAACCTGAATTTATATGTAGCCGGATATGAGCCTCAAAACGACAGCAATTATGCTTCTTACAGTATTTATATGTCCAAATATTCTCAATGCCCTTCGCTGGCGCCTTTGAGAACGATGCTTAGCGTTTCACCGGAAGATGACCGGCAAATTAAAGTTGAGGAAAAACATTTTATGATTGTTCCCAATCCCAACAACGGAGAGATGTGGCTGATATCCAAAACCCTTATTGATTTTGGCACCTATATTTCAATTTATGATTTGACCGGCCGTGAAGCTTACAGGAAACAAATCAACGAAATGTCCGACAGGGTTCAGATAAGTACATCCGGGCTGGATAACGGAATATATCTTTATACGGTTATATCGGCACAGGGAAAAATGCTAGCAAAAGATAAACTGGTAATAATAAAATAA
- a CDS encoding 50S ribosomal protein L25/general stress protein Ctc, producing MKVVSLSGSLRGNVGKKDARKIRNEGGVPCVVYGGKEQVHFFTEAKSFKNIVFTPDVCYVKLQLGDKELDAILQDIQYHPVTDNILHADFLELHPDRPILMNIPVIVTGTAAGVLKGGRMVQKYRRLKIKALPAHMPEKIEINITPFEIGQSVKIGDIPTENFMFTENKNNTVVAVTVTRVVEEVAPAAEAAAPGAPGTPAAAAPGAAAGAKAPAAEEKGKDKGKEKGKK from the coding sequence ATGAAAGTAGTATCATTGAGCGGTTCCCTTCGCGGGAACGTAGGGAAAAAAGATGCTAGAAAAATCCGCAACGAAGGCGGTGTGCCTTGCGTGGTCTATGGCGGAAAAGAACAAGTACACTTTTTTACCGAAGCAAAAAGTTTTAAAAACATCGTTTTTACACCGGATGTTTGCTATGTGAAACTTCAGCTGGGAGACAAGGAATTGGATGCCATTCTTCAGGACATACAATACCATCCTGTTACCGACAACATTCTTCATGCTGATTTTCTGGAGTTGCATCCCGACAGGCCTATATTGATGAACATACCTGTGATTGTTACAGGTACAGCTGCCGGTGTGTTAAAAGGCGGCCGCATGGTTCAAAAGTACCGACGGCTAAAAATCAAAGCCCTTCCGGCACACATGCCTGAAAAGATAGAAATTAACATTACCCCGTTTGAAATAGGGCAATCGGTAAAAATCGGAGATATTCCTACCGAAAATTTTATGTTTACGGAAAACAAAAATAATACAGTAGTTGCTGTAACCGTAACAAGGGTTGTTGAAGAAGTTGCTCCTGCTGCTGAAGCCGCTGCTCCCGGCGCTCCCGGCACTCCGGCAGCCGCAGCACCAGGTGCTGCTGCAGGAGCTAAAGCCCCAGCCGCCGAAGAAAAAGGTAAAGACAAAGGCAAAGAAAAAGGGAAAAAATAA
- a CDS encoding NADP-dependent malic enzyme, with amino-acid sequence MEKIQLDLSNLNKAFPKNFTQEQIAKAKTIFLKKLAESVHRFYEGKIQTVPKAPVMGFNWFNVWYTPGVSKISTTIRDNVDASFQLTNRGNFVAVVSDSTRVLGDGDCGPSGGLGVMEGKAFLMKYLGGIDAVALCVDSKNDKGQNDPDKIIQFVKMVQHSFGAVNLEDISQPNCYKVLDILREECDIPVWHDDAQGTACVTLAGLLNALKLANKKISDVKVVLFGAGAANTTIARLFITDGGDPKKIIMFDTKGSLHTGREDIKNDPRFYRKWELCEKTNPHKILNIKEAVKGADILISLSTPGPETVKKEWVKSMAEKSIVFACANPVPEIYPYAAKEAGAYIVATGRGDFPNQVNNSIGFPGILKGALMVRAKKITDNMAIAAAHSLANYAEKRGISPENIVPNMNEASVFPEEAADVAMQAIKDGVARITISREEAFNRAEKDIREARAMTQALVDNDFIQKPQQEILQQALDLAIQEVL; translated from the coding sequence ATGGAAAAAATACAACTGGACTTATCAAACTTAAATAAAGCTTTTCCTAAAAATTTTACACAAGAACAAATTGCAAAAGCAAAAACAATATTTTTAAAAAAACTTGCCGAAAGCGTTCACCGTTTTTATGAAGGAAAAATACAGACAGTTCCCAAAGCACCCGTTATGGGGTTTAACTGGTTCAATGTGTGGTACACACCCGGAGTTTCTAAAATTTCCACAACAATACGTGACAATGTTGATGCTTCATTTCAGCTAACCAACAGGGGCAATTTTGTTGCTGTTGTCAGCGATTCCACACGTGTTTTGGGCGACGGGGATTGCGGGCCTTCGGGAGGTCTGGGCGTTATGGAAGGCAAGGCTTTCCTGATGAAATACCTTGGAGGTATTGATGCCGTTGCCTTATGTGTTGACAGTAAAAATGACAAAGGGCAGAATGACCCCGATAAAATCATACAGTTTGTGAAAATGGTTCAGCATAGTTTCGGCGCTGTTAATCTTGAAGACATTTCACAGCCCAATTGTTACAAAGTTCTTGATATACTGCGTGAAGAATGTGATATTCCTGTTTGGCACGACGATGCTCAGGGAACAGCCTGTGTTACGCTGGCAGGACTTCTCAACGCCTTAAAACTTGCGAATAAGAAAATATCCGATGTGAAAGTCGTGCTTTTTGGAGCCGGAGCAGCCAATACAACAATTGCGCGCCTTTTTATCACGGATGGCGGAGATCCTAAGAAAATCATCATGTTTGACACCAAAGGTTCGTTACATACCGGCAGAGAGGATATTAAAAACGACCCACGCTTTTACCGCAAATGGGAGCTCTGCGAAAAAACAAACCCGCATAAAATTTTAAATATTAAAGAAGCTGTGAAAGGTGCCGATATTCTTATTTCCTTATCAACTCCCGGCCCGGAAACTGTAAAAAAAGAATGGGTCAAATCTATGGCTGAAAAATCCATTGTTTTTGCCTGTGCCAATCCCGTTCCTGAAATTTACCCTTATGCAGCTAAAGAAGCAGGGGCATATATCGTGGCGACAGGGCGTGGAGACTTTCCAAACCAGGTGAATAATTCCATCGGCTTCCCGGGAATCCTTAAGGGTGCATTAATGGTACGTGCTAAAAAGATCACCGACAATATGGCTATTGCTGCCGCACATTCCCTCGCAAATTATGCCGAAAAACGCGGTATCAGCCCCGAAAATATTGTTCCCAACATGAATGAAGCTTCGGTTTTTCCCGAAGAGGCAGCGGATGTTGCTATGCAAGCAATAAAAGACGGTGTGGCACGTATAACAATTTCCCGTGAAGAAGCTTTTAACAGGGCAGAGAAAGACATCCGGGAAGCCAGAGCAATGACACAGGCCCTGGTAGATAATGACTTTATTCAAAAACCACAACAAGAAATATTACAACAGGCACTTGACTTGGCTATTCAGGAAGTTTTGTAA
- a CDS encoding NAD-dependent deacylase, with protein MQTVVVLTGAGVSAESGIKTFRDSDGLWEEHRIEDVATYDAWLRNRDLVLEFYNQRRRQLAKVEPNAAHYSLAKLEKKYNVHIITQNVDNLHERAGSKNILHLHGELTKARSTLDETLIYDIGFNDIKEGDKCAKGSQLRPHIVWFGEAVPNIMLAATLAKKADILLIIGTSLLVYPAAGLIDYAPTSVPKYYIDPKAANSSHYKNLTVIKEKAGTGVPALVEKMLQE; from the coding sequence ATGCAGACAGTTGTTGTGTTGACCGGAGCGGGTGTAAGTGCCGAAAGCGGTATAAAAACCTTCCGCGACAGCGACGGGTTGTGGGAAGAACACCGCATCGAGGATGTTGCCACATATGATGCCTGGTTGAGGAACCGCGATCTTGTACTCGAATTTTACAACCAACGCAGAAGGCAACTGGCGAAAGTGGAACCTAATGCCGCCCATTATTCCCTGGCAAAACTCGAAAAAAAATATAACGTTCATATCATTACTCAAAATGTGGACAACCTGCATGAACGGGCGGGTTCAAAAAACATATTGCATCTGCATGGCGAACTCACCAAAGCCCGGAGCACTCTTGACGAAACCCTGATTTATGACATCGGGTTTAATGACATTAAAGAGGGCGACAAATGTGCGAAAGGTTCGCAATTGCGACCACATATTGTTTGGTTCGGCGAAGCTGTGCCCAACATAATGCTTGCAGCTACCCTGGCAAAAAAAGCAGACATTTTATTGATTATAGGGACTTCCCTGCTTGTTTACCCTGCCGCTGGCCTTATTGACTATGCGCCGACTTCTGTTCCGAAATATTACATAGACCCGAAAGCGGCAAATTCATCACATTATAAAAATCTCACTGTGATCAAAGAAAAAGCCGGAACAGGAGTGCCGGCTTTGGTGGAGAAAATGCTTCAGGAATAA
- the ruvA gene encoding Holliday junction branch migration protein RuvA yields the protein MISYIEGTLTEKNPAYAILETGGIGYFMNISLNTFSKLGEIGTKCRLFTYMAVKNEATTPVGITLYGFYSPNERELYINLLSVNGVGANTARLILSSLTTDEVISALVNGYVAAFERVKGIGSKTAQKIIIELKNKYAKIALQQDVVMPLHNKYKEEALSGLIILGFNKNNAEKAIDRILKSDVNIETVEELIKKTLKIL from the coding sequence ATGATTTCTTATATAGAAGGTACTCTTACTGAGAAAAATCCTGCCTATGCGATTCTTGAAACTGGCGGAATAGGGTATTTTATGAATATCTCCCTGAATACCTTTTCAAAACTTGGAGAAATTGGAACTAAATGCCGCTTATTTACGTATATGGCGGTTAAAAACGAAGCAACAACTCCGGTGGGAATTACTCTTTATGGCTTTTACTCCCCGAATGAACGTGAATTATATATTAATTTGCTTTCAGTAAATGGCGTGGGGGCAAATACTGCCCGTTTAATACTTTCATCCCTGACAACAGACGAAGTGATTAGTGCATTAGTAAACGGATATGTAGCGGCTTTTGAACGGGTAAAAGGTATTGGTTCGAAAACAGCGCAAAAAATCATTATAGAACTGAAAAATAAATATGCAAAAATTGCGTTACAACAGGATGTTGTTATGCCTTTGCACAATAAATACAAAGAAGAAGCTTTATCAGGTTTGATAATATTGGGTTTTAATAAAAACAATGCAGAAAAAGCCATTGACAGGATACTAAAATCTGATGTAAATATTGAGACTGTTGAAGAGTTGATAAAAAAAACATTGAAAATTTTATAA
- a CDS encoding DUF2147 domain-containing protein: protein MGKKIRLRINNNKSYFHYTVFLLFFFIFISSANRNFAQKNLPADNLCGEWWTPENQGRIIFFKDGTTYSGKVSWFKVPNDPETGKPKLDKHNPNPALRKRPVMGLVLFYNFKYDPSKNKYVDGKLYDSEHGKTYSCWIKLTSHNVLELHGYVGFSLIGKSVYFTRVQK, encoded by the coding sequence ATGGGGAAAAAAATCAGATTAAGGATTAACAATAACAAAAGTTATTTTCATTATACTGTTTTTTTATTGTTTTTTTTCATTTTTATTTCTTCCGCCAACAGAAATTTTGCCCAAAAAAACTTACCCGCAGATAACCTTTGTGGCGAATGGTGGACACCCGAAAACCAGGGCCGGATTATTTTTTTCAAAGACGGAACTACCTATTCCGGGAAAGTAAGCTGGTTTAAAGTTCCTAACGATCCCGAAACCGGGAAGCCCAAACTGGATAAACATAACCCAAACCCTGCATTGCGTAAAAGGCCTGTTATGGGACTTGTTCTGTTTTATAACTTCAAATACGATCCTTCAAAAAATAAATATGTTGACGGAAAGCTTTATGACTCTGAGCATGGAAAGACATACTCCTGCTGGATAAAATTGACAAGCCATAATGTTCTTGAGTTGCATGGCTATGTTGGTTTTTCGCTTATCGGAAAATCTGTTTATTTCACCAGGGTACAAAAATAA